A window of the Thalassoglobus sp. JC818 genome harbors these coding sequences:
- the fusA gene encoding elongation factor G, with protein MNLNKVRNIGISAHIDSGKTTLTERILYYSGRIHKIEEVRGGGDGATMDHMELEKERGITITSAATQVQWKDHIINVIDTPGHVDFTVEVERSLRVLDGAVLVLCSVGGVQSQSLTVDRQMKRYKVPRIAFVNKMDRTGADYYSVVRQIKDKLKANAVPIQIPIGAGNDFEGMIDLIEMQSITFGGERGEDVIRGEIPADMKEKSETYRQEMLEALSMFDDELMEALLEEADVPTEKIRGIIRAATLTQDITPVMCGSAFKNKGVQSLLDAVTYFLPRPNDVDVEAIDVDATEKAIKAGEIQENEAKRVVLSDSVDDPLVCMAFKTVLEQFGQLTYTRIYQGKIVKGESYINTRTGQKVRFGRLVRMHSNDREDIDVAEAGDIVAVVGIDCASGDTFCGPGANYSLENIYVPEPVIRLSIEPTDRAGADRLGKALERFRREDPTFQVSTDPETNETIIAGMGQLHLEVYIERIKREYRCEVTIGEPKVAYKEMPTKDVDFNYKHKKQTGGSGQYAHVVGKLQCLPEGSDEEYVFNNNISQGRIPNQYIPAAEAGFKRALEKGPLIEAEVVYASVDLDDGSYHDVDSSEKAFETCGWQAVRDALTKASVALLEPIMTLDVEIPEEFQGAVTGHLSSKRGVVNSAETREGTCYIVAEVPLANMFDYANELRSMTQGKGGFSMEFGRYSQVPRNIQTEVVERRRKEKEERLARK; from the coding sequence ATGAACCTGAATAAAGTCCGTAACATCGGGATTTCCGCCCACATTGACTCCGGAAAGACGACGCTCACCGAGCGAATTCTTTACTACTCCGGTCGTATCCACAAAATCGAAGAAGTGCGTGGAGGCGGTGATGGAGCGACCATGGACCACATGGAGCTCGAAAAAGAACGTGGGATCACAATTACTTCCGCTGCGACTCAGGTTCAGTGGAAAGACCACATCATCAACGTCATTGATACGCCAGGTCACGTGGACTTCACCGTGGAAGTTGAACGTTCCCTGCGTGTTCTCGACGGAGCTGTGCTCGTTCTCTGCTCAGTCGGTGGTGTTCAAAGTCAGTCGCTGACCGTCGACCGCCAGATGAAGCGGTACAAAGTTCCACGAATCGCGTTCGTCAACAAGATGGACCGAACTGGAGCGGATTACTACTCCGTTGTGCGTCAGATCAAAGACAAACTGAAAGCCAACGCTGTCCCGATTCAAATTCCAATCGGAGCCGGAAACGACTTCGAAGGAATGATCGACCTCATCGAAATGCAGTCCATCACCTTTGGTGGTGAACGTGGGGAAGACGTGATTCGCGGGGAAATTCCTGCGGACATGAAAGAAAAGTCAGAAACCTATCGTCAGGAGATGCTCGAAGCTCTCTCGATGTTCGACGATGAACTCATGGAAGCTCTGCTGGAAGAAGCAGACGTTCCGACCGAGAAAATTCGTGGAATCATCCGCGCAGCGACGTTGACTCAGGACATCACACCAGTGATGTGTGGATCTGCGTTCAAGAACAAAGGTGTTCAATCGCTGCTGGACGCTGTGACTTACTTCCTGCCACGGCCAAACGACGTTGATGTTGAAGCAATCGATGTCGATGCGACCGAAAAGGCCATCAAGGCTGGCGAAATTCAGGAAAACGAAGCCAAACGAGTTGTTCTGTCGGACTCCGTCGACGATCCACTTGTCTGTATGGCATTCAAAACCGTTCTGGAACAGTTCGGACAGTTGACGTACACCCGCATCTACCAAGGGAAGATCGTTAAGGGTGAAAGTTACATCAACACTCGTACTGGACAGAAAGTCCGGTTCGGCCGACTCGTGCGTATGCACTCGAACGATCGAGAAGATATCGATGTCGCGGAAGCTGGCGATATTGTCGCTGTCGTGGGAATCGATTGTGCGTCCGGGGATACATTCTGTGGTCCAGGAGCGAACTACTCGCTGGAAAACATTTACGTTCCGGAGCCTGTGATTCGACTTTCGATCGAGCCGACCGACCGAGCAGGTGCAGACCGTCTCGGAAAAGCACTCGAACGATTCCGTCGCGAAGATCCAACTTTCCAGGTCAGCACTGATCCTGAAACCAATGAAACGATCATTGCGGGGATGGGACAGCTGCACCTCGAAGTTTATATCGAGCGAATCAAGCGAGAATATCGCTGCGAAGTCACCATCGGGGAACCGAAAGTGGCTTACAAAGAAATGCCGACTAAAGATGTCGACTTCAACTACAAGCACAAGAAGCAGACGGGTGGTTCCGGTCAGTACGCTCACGTAGTGGGTAAACTGCAGTGCCTCCCAGAAGGTTCGGATGAAGAATACGTCTTCAACAACAACATTTCACAGGGTCGTATTCCAAACCAGTATATTCCTGCTGCCGAAGCTGGTTTCAAACGTGCTCTTGAAAAGGGACCGCTGATCGAGGCCGAAGTGGTTTACGCTTCAGTCGATCTCGATGACGGTAGTTACCACGATGTCGACTCTTCGGAAAAAGCGTTCGAAACTTGTGGTTGGCAGGCAGTGCGTGACGCCCTCACAAAGGCGTCGGTTGCGTTGCTCGAACCAATCATGACTTTGGACGTCGAAATTCCTGAAGAGTTTCAGGGAGCTGTCACCGGTCACCTTTCAAGTAAGCGTGGCGTGGTGAACTCCGCAGAAACCCGCGAAGGAACCTGTTACATCGTTGCGGAAGTTCCGCTCGCGAACATGTTCGATTACGCGAACGAGCTGCGATCGATGACTCAGGGTAAAGGTGGCTTCAGCATGGAATTCGGCCGTTACAGCCAGGTTCCTCGCAACATCCAGACGGAAGTTGTCGAACGTCGCCGCAAAGAAAAAGAAGAGCGACTTGCCAGAAAGTAA
- a CDS encoding FtsX-like permease family protein yields the protein MYKFLIANRYLRTRLIALASIISVTLGVATMIVVNSVMSGFSSQMKDRIHAILADVMIETTNTDGTPDPRQLMADVERLVGSEVEFMTPTVEIYGMISFDWGGQTVYRPVTLIGIDPNGKNHVSPFAGHMMSRQEIILDDELIRGRLRDPNEPLDWELTEDAKATRQDWIEFENFRDQFDNQYGNFESPAAAAPPELLTGVDAATAIEPVSSFSLADPFEADSSSEVQQVSGSSVSEERHERLDTNAGIQSFRDPFESTRIAEQINPMDPLPARIYVGAGLVSFPYKDKATGKTKMIYMVKPGQDVTLTTIKTGKPEPASFKATVVDFFKSGMSEYDSNLVFCNLEQLQLARGMLFSPDPSRPNEGLDWRDGAVTSLQLKLKDYNSAGDVVRKLRSGLSPHTGTFQVLTWEQKQGPLLEAVAMESAILNVLLFLIITVAGFGILAIFFMIVVEKTRDIGILKALGASSRGVMFIFLSYGLSLGIVGSGVGVVLGLLFVRYINQVEAFLSWFTGRKVFDETIYYFREIPTLVSPMMVFWVALGAIVIAVLASVLPARRAARLHPVQALRYE from the coding sequence ATGTACAAGTTTCTGATTGCAAATCGATATCTTCGGACGCGGTTGATTGCTCTCGCGAGCATCATCAGCGTGACATTGGGCGTGGCGACGATGATCGTCGTCAATAGTGTCATGTCTGGATTCAGCAGCCAGATGAAGGATCGAATTCACGCCATCCTTGCGGATGTGATGATTGAGACGACCAACACCGACGGGACACCCGATCCTCGTCAGTTGATGGCGGATGTCGAACGGCTCGTTGGTTCCGAAGTGGAGTTCATGACTCCGACAGTCGAAATCTACGGCATGATCAGCTTCGATTGGGGCGGGCAGACCGTGTACCGACCGGTGACTCTGATCGGAATTGATCCCAACGGCAAAAATCATGTCAGTCCGTTTGCCGGGCATATGATGAGCCGGCAGGAAATCATCCTCGACGACGAACTGATTCGCGGCCGCCTGCGAGATCCCAATGAACCATTGGATTGGGAACTGACCGAGGATGCGAAAGCGACCCGGCAAGACTGGATCGAATTCGAAAACTTCCGAGATCAGTTTGACAACCAGTATGGAAACTTCGAGTCGCCCGCCGCTGCTGCTCCTCCGGAATTGTTGACAGGAGTTGACGCAGCGACTGCGATTGAGCCTGTTTCTTCGTTCTCATTGGCTGATCCCTTCGAAGCTGATTCCTCATCGGAAGTTCAGCAAGTCAGCGGTTCGTCGGTCAGCGAGGAACGTCACGAGCGCTTGGACACCAACGCAGGGATTCAGTCGTTCCGTGATCCGTTTGAATCGACACGCATCGCTGAGCAGATCAACCCGATGGATCCTCTCCCCGCACGAATTTACGTGGGGGCAGGGCTCGTCAGTTTTCCTTATAAAGACAAAGCGACCGGCAAGACCAAGATGATTTACATGGTCAAGCCCGGTCAGGATGTGACACTGACGACGATCAAAACCGGCAAGCCGGAGCCAGCCAGTTTCAAAGCGACGGTTGTTGACTTCTTCAAGAGTGGCATGAGCGAGTATGACTCCAACCTCGTCTTCTGCAATCTGGAGCAACTTCAACTCGCTCGCGGAATGCTGTTTTCTCCCGATCCTTCACGACCGAACGAGGGACTCGACTGGCGCGATGGTGCCGTTACAAGTCTTCAACTCAAACTCAAAGACTACAATTCCGCTGGCGATGTGGTCCGAAAACTTCGCTCCGGATTGAGTCCGCATACCGGGACATTCCAAGTTTTGACATGGGAGCAGAAACAAGGTCCATTGCTTGAGGCAGTGGCTATGGAATCTGCCATTCTGAACGTGCTGTTGTTCCTCATTATCACCGTCGCAGGATTCGGGATTCTGGCGATCTTTTTCATGATCGTTGTGGAGAAGACTCGCGATATCGGAATTCTGAAAGCTCTCGGGGCGAGTTCTCGAGGGGTGATGTTTATCTTCCTGTCGTATGGACTTTCTCTGGGGATCGTCGGAAGTGGAGTGGGCGTGGTCCTCGGGCTCCTGTTTGTGCGATACATCAATCAGGTCGAAGCGTTCCTGTCGTGGTTTACCGGGCGAAAAGTCTTTGACGAAACGATCTATTACTTCCGTGAAATTCCAACACTTGTCTCACCGATGATGGTGTTCTGGGTTGCGTTGGGCGCCATTGTGATTGCTGTGCTCGCGAGTGTGTTACCAGCCCGTCGGGCAGCACGACTTCATCCTGTTCAGGCACTTCGCTACGAATAA
- a CDS encoding ABC transporter ATP-binding protein: MSQPSVISMNEPVHLRAKALDKSYRKGEHKVPVLRGVDVKVKRGEFLSIVGQSGSGKSTLMHLLGLLDVPDVGEVWLEGNRIDNLPERTRDELRNNVFGFVFQFYHLLPELSLLENILSPLMIRYSIWEYLRRKSELKEQAVAIAKQVGLDHRLRHRPSELSGGEMQRAAIARALIARPNVLLADEPTGNLDSRTGGDIMELLHKLNEEQQLTILMVTHDDNIARQAERIVRLSEGRIQSLNEAA, from the coding sequence ATGTCTCAACCTTCTGTGATTTCGATGAATGAACCTGTTCACTTACGGGCGAAAGCTCTCGACAAATCGTACCGAAAAGGGGAGCACAAGGTTCCCGTTCTTCGCGGAGTCGATGTCAAAGTGAAGCGGGGTGAGTTTCTGTCCATCGTGGGGCAGTCCGGATCCGGAAAAAGCACTCTGATGCATCTGCTCGGTCTGCTCGATGTCCCGGACGTGGGAGAAGTCTGGCTGGAAGGAAATCGAATTGACAATCTCCCCGAACGAACTCGTGATGAGTTGAGAAATAACGTTTTCGGTTTTGTCTTTCAATTTTATCACCTGCTTCCAGAACTGAGTCTGCTGGAGAACATTCTCTCTCCGCTCATGATTCGATACTCGATTTGGGAATATCTGCGTCGGAAGTCAGAACTCAAAGAACAGGCGGTCGCCATCGCCAAGCAGGTTGGACTCGATCACCGGCTCCGGCATCGTCCATCTGAGCTTTCCGGAGGAGAGATGCAGCGGGCTGCGATTGCTCGAGCACTGATTGCCCGCCCGAATGTCTTGTTGGCAGATGAACCGACAGGAAATCTCGATTCCAGGACCGGCGGCGACATCATGGAATTGCTCCACAAACTGAACGAGGAGCAACAGCTCACCATTTTGATGGTGACTCACGATGACAACATCGCTCGTCAGGCAGAGCGAATTGTGCGGCTCAGCGAGGGGCGAATTCAGTCTCTGAATGAAGCTGCCTAG
- the ilvE gene encoding branched-chain-amino-acid transaminase, whose amino-acid sequence MADQATQKVYLNGELVGKQQAVVSVYDHGLLYGDGVFEGIRVYSGKVFRHEDHIDRLYESAKAIRLVIPIDKSEMLDAVNETVAANGIVDGYVRLVITRGAGTLGLDIRRTSNPQVIIIADTISLYPEELYENGLRIITASTIRNHPTALSPRIKSLNYLNNIMAKIEGTDADSLEALMLNHKGEVAECTGDNIFIVKNGILKTPPTDAGILEGVTRNVAMELAREAGIEVVEMTLLRHDIYIADECFLTGTAAEVIPVVSLDGREIGDGKPGPVTQKLRQRFQEYVRE is encoded by the coding sequence ATGGCGGATCAGGCAACACAGAAGGTCTATCTCAACGGTGAACTTGTCGGTAAGCAACAGGCCGTTGTCAGTGTCTACGACCACGGGTTGCTGTACGGCGACGGCGTCTTCGAAGGCATTCGAGTCTATTCCGGAAAAGTCTTTCGCCACGAAGATCACATCGATCGCCTCTACGAAAGCGCGAAAGCGATTCGTCTTGTGATTCCGATCGACAAGTCCGAAATGCTGGACGCAGTCAATGAAACTGTGGCAGCGAACGGGATTGTTGACGGTTACGTGCGGCTCGTCATCACGCGTGGAGCGGGGACGCTCGGGTTGGACATTCGACGGACGAGTAACCCGCAAGTCATCATCATTGCGGACACAATTTCGCTCTACCCGGAAGAACTCTACGAAAACGGGTTGCGCATCATCACAGCGAGCACGATTCGCAATCATCCTACTGCGCTGAGCCCACGCATTAAGTCGCTGAATTACCTAAATAACATTATGGCGAAAATTGAGGGAACGGACGCGGATTCTCTCGAGGCACTGATGCTGAATCACAAGGGAGAAGTGGCTGAGTGTACCGGCGACAACATCTTCATTGTGAAGAACGGAATCCTGAAGACTCCCCCGACTGACGCGGGAATTCTTGAAGGCGTCACGCGCAACGTTGCGATGGAACTGGCACGTGAGGCTGGGATTGAAGTCGTCGAAATGACACTCTTGCGGCATGACATTTACATCGCTGATGAGTGTTTCTTGACTGGCACCGCTGCGGAAGTGATTCCAGTTGTTTCCCTCGATGGTCGCGAGATCGGAGATGGTAAACCTGGACCTGTCACTCAGAAGCTGCGACAGCGATTCCAAGAGTACGTTCGTGAATAA
- a CDS encoding N-acetyltransferase, with product MNNNSDVTVRRAASSDQSAINSVCKAAFETEEEAILVEELTAQNCVVESLVAEVSETVVGTIVFSRLEIVCDDRTVDALALAPVAVIPEFQNRGIGSQLVREGLKLCKESGHHIVIVLGHPEFYPRFGFSSEFAKPLASPFSGDPWMAVELTPGALENVAGRVVYAAPFGID from the coding sequence GTGAATAACAATTCCGACGTGACTGTTCGGCGAGCAGCATCGAGCGATCAATCTGCGATCAACTCGGTCTGTAAAGCAGCTTTCGAAACCGAAGAGGAAGCGATTCTGGTCGAAGAGCTAACTGCCCAGAACTGCGTCGTCGAATCGCTTGTCGCTGAAGTTTCCGAAACGGTCGTCGGGACGATTGTATTCAGTCGTCTCGAGATCGTTTGCGATGACAGAACGGTCGATGCTTTGGCGTTGGCTCCGGTCGCGGTCATCCCGGAATTTCAGAATCGCGGCATCGGATCGCAACTCGTCAGAGAAGGTTTGAAGCTCTGCAAAGAGTCAGGGCATCATATCGTGATCGTTCTCGGGCATCCTGAATTCTACCCGAGGTTTGGCTTTTCAAGCGAGTTCGCCAAGCCGCTCGCTTCGCCGTTTTCGGGCGATCCGTGGATGGCTGTCGAGTTGACTCCTGGCGCGTTGGAAAATGTGGCAGGCAGGGTTGTGTATGCGGCTCCGTTCGGGATCGACTGA
- the dapB gene encoding 4-hydroxy-tetrahydrodipicolinate reductase, which produces MSDQFNIAINGAAGRMGQRLIALSHQDPELNLVAAIDAPGSPSLGKDAGQIAGIGEIGVPVTSELPDRVDAVIDFSTPEGALAISKVCAERRIPLVEATTGLTESQREAVVATSQETALVIAPSMSLAVNLAMKLVAEAGRALKNLPGGVDVEIIERHHRFKEDAPSGTALKFGEVVAREMGQTEHIHGREGRSGQRPQSEIGYHALRTGDNVGEHQIVFGMMGETLEVYVRGHTRDSYAYGALTAAKFAVRKPAGLYSMQDVLNL; this is translated from the coding sequence ATGTCGGATCAATTTAATATCGCTATCAACGGAGCCGCAGGCCGGATGGGACAACGTTTGATTGCCCTCAGCCATCAAGATCCGGAACTGAATCTCGTGGCAGCGATCGATGCTCCGGGAAGTCCTTCGCTCGGGAAGGATGCCGGTCAAATTGCAGGGATTGGCGAGATTGGAGTACCGGTCACTTCTGAACTGCCTGATCGAGTCGATGCGGTCATCGACTTTTCAACTCCTGAAGGGGCGCTCGCGATTTCCAAAGTGTGTGCGGAACGGCGCATTCCACTCGTCGAAGCGACGACAGGATTGACAGAGAGTCAACGGGAAGCGGTTGTCGCGACGTCTCAAGAAACAGCACTTGTAATTGCTCCGAGCATGAGTCTCGCGGTGAATCTCGCGATGAAACTCGTGGCTGAAGCGGGACGCGCTCTGAAGAATCTTCCGGGTGGCGTCGACGTTGAAATCATCGAGCGGCATCACCGGTTCAAGGAAGACGCCCCGAGTGGGACAGCTCTCAAGTTTGGAGAAGTTGTGGCCCGGGAAATGGGCCAAACAGAACACATTCATGGCCGCGAAGGGAGAAGCGGTCAACGTCCGCAGTCCGAAATCGGCTATCATGCACTCAGAACGGGAGACAACGTCGGTGAGCACCAGATTGTCTTCGGGATGATGGGCGAAACGCTCGAAGTCTACGTTCGCGGTCATACGCGCGACAGCTATGCCTACGGTGCTCTGACGGCTGCCAAGTTTGCTGTCCGGAAGCCTGCGGGGTTATATTCCATGCAGGACGTTCTCAATCTTTGA